The Triticum urartu cultivar G1812 unplaced genomic scaffold, Tu2.1 TuUngrouped_contig_4423, whole genome shotgun sequence genome includes the window CGTTGCCTCGCGGGGGCGGCGCGGGAGGGTTTGGTTTCGGAaggagggggaggcgcgccctggtgcctagtgggcacCTGGGTGTGCGCGTGAGGTTATCGTAGACCTCGAAGCCCGCCTGCCTCAGCATCTCCGCCGCTCCAATAACTAGTTGTCAGTTCCATGTCTCTGTCGAGCCAGAGGTGGCCGGCGACAGCGTCCACATCGATATCCCAATGTTGCAAAAAAAAAGTGAATACATTTTCTTTCTGCAACACAACCTTTGTTGCAAAAAAATAAATCCCATGACACAGCCTATGTTTCAAAGAAAATCCCATGACACAATCTATGTTGCAAAAAAAACCCGCAACACAACCTCTTTGTAAATGTTTCCGCAACAAGAAGTTTGTTGCAAAGTAGAGCAAGACGTTTAGCGGTAAGATTGTGTCGGATCTAatggctcgcgaggcggccgacGCGTAGCAGCGCCCTTTCTCAAAAGCGGTAACTTTGTAGTGGTTTATATATATCAAAGTTATCCATTAATCTTGTTTGTAGTAAGGATTACAAGCTAAGATAACTTTACCGGCTCTAACTAGCACATTATGTTCGCTCGAGAAAAAAAAAAGTAGCACATTATGTGCAAATACATTTTTATTTTGACATGTATCTTTTGAATGCAGATCTATGCTGGATCCGGGTCTTGAATGCAGTAGTAGTGGTACAAAGTGTCACCGCCTCGAGCCGTAGCCAACTTCCTTACCGTTGCTACATCATAGTATCATACTAGTTTTGACTCTTGAGGAAACATTCAGAAAGCTCATATCCACTTGCTGATGTTTAACCACCATTTTTCATTGTGCAGTTCCCATCTTGGCATCCTTGTACAGCTGATCAACACGATCCTGCAGCATAATTTTGTTCTCTTTGTGAACCAAAAACCACTAACTGATACGAGCATGATGAAGTTTGTTCTCTCTAACCCTGTAATGTTTGAGCAGCTGGGGCCTCTTGAGCTTAAAAGTTGGGGTGATCAGGTCCTTGTCGATGCTGAATGGCACTGGCTCCAGGTGAACGGCCCTCAGCATCTCAAATCCTCTCAACTGCATGCATGGCAAGAGATCATAGCTTATGATGGGGAAAAAAATGGGCAGATCATAGCTTGCTAAATTTATCCGTGTATCGACGATGACGTACCCCGAGTTTCTTGCCGGTTTGATTCAGCTCATCCTGGATGTACCTCCTTGCCTTCGGATCATTGCACAACTCAGCGTAGTCACCAGACTTGCCGTTAAGTGCAGCCCAGTCCTCAATGGCTTGCTTCTCAGGGACGACCACAGCAACGAGGAAGGACTCGAAGCTGTTCCCGTAGACCCAAACCTTGTTCAAAGAGGAGAGACTCTTGGTCAGTTACATCTGAACAAAACCATGAATCTGACCCACAgcaattttatttatttattcattCCGTTTTGCTTATCGTACCGACGCAGCGAGTTGAGACTGCGCGTATGCGCTTTCCAGGACCTCCACTGCTACATACTCCCCCTGGGACAGCTTGAAGATGTTCTTCTTTCTGTCGATGATCTTCATCGTGCCATCCGGTTGCCACTCCCCGATATCACCTTAGTACATAAATTGGTTGCAAATTTTGTTAGGGACCATATATGTTCATTGATGTGTTGTGCGGTACGCTTAGGAATGGAAGAAAAAGGGCTGCACCTGTGTGGAACCATCCATCTGAGAACACTTCCTCTGTGAGGTCAGGACGCTTGTAGTACCCAGAGAACAAGGTGTGTCCCCTCAAGCAGATTTCGCCTCGCGGCGCACTGGAGAGCGCGTCGTAGCCCATTTCAGGAACGGACTCCAACCGTGCCTCGACTGCCGTCACGGGAGGGCCAACCGTCCCAATCATCGAAATAACGTTGGCGATCGACGTAAAGCATCCCGAGCAGCTCTCAGTGAGCCCTGCATACCAATTGCACGGTTAACAGTTTATCATCCCTCGGCATCAGAAGTAACTAGATTTCTAGGATACTGGTAGTAACTAGAGTTATGTAAATAATTTAAGATAAGATTACTGATATTGATTTCACATCATCGTAGTCCATAACAAGTTAACCGCTGAACCCATGAACCGAGTCATGACCAAAGAACCAAGGACAAACTTGCTAATATGGTTATGATGAGCAGAGTTGTCATAATAATTCTAACAGTCTCACCATATCCTTGTGCGAGGACACTGCAGCTGGTAACTCGCATGAACTCTTCAATGTGTCTTGGCAAAGGTGCCGCGCCTGATAGCATGAGACGTATGCGGCCTCCAAGCCCTTCCTTTATCTGTAACATTAATGATAAAAGAATCTTAAATATATACCAATGGAGTAAAAATAAAGAAACATGGGAACTTCAAATATTTTACGTACTTTGCTGAAGACTATTTTGTCAAAAAATGGCGATGCTTCATGCTGTTTGAATCCGTTCATTAAGTTGCCAAGTTTGCTGATGACAATTTGATGGGTTAGTTATGTTTAAACTCAAAACATGAAAGGGAGTAAAAATTAGATGCTTATTTAACCTTGTTGAAATACTTACGAGTTGTAAGCATATACTGAAAAAGAGTTAAAAAGTAGGTGTTTATTTAATCTTGTTGAAAATACTTACTAGTTGTAAGCATACTGAAAAAGGTGCTTGGCTATTAGCCCTCCAGACTGAATTTTTTGGTTGATACCTTCAGTTCACAAGATTCCCCAATTATGACAAAGAACACAATACGGTGGGAATTTTGGAACAACAATTATGGAGGTTTGCATTATACCTGTGTATATACGATCA containing:
- the LOC125527801 gene encoding probable CoA ligase CCL6, with amino-acid sequence MRLPQEIHSPWDFFSGAVKKYPKNRMLGRRQVSEGKAGDYVWQTYEQVYQKVIQIGAAIRGFGVKPGAHCAIYGSNCPEWVMAMQACNSQGICYVPLYDTLGQNAVEFILDHAEISIAFMQESKIKSIVAVLPKCTAHIKAIVSFGDVTIELKREVEQLGVSCFSWEEFSTMGEDIQELPKKQKDDICTIMYTSGTTGEPKGVIITNRAIVAGVTTTEHLLQLTDKVVDEYDSYFSYLPLAHIFDQVIGNYCISKGASIGFWQGDIRYLMEDVQVMKPTIFCGVPRVYDRIYTGINQKIQSGGLIAKHLFQYAYNYKLGNLMNGFKQHEASPFFDKIVFSKIKEGLGGRIRLMLSGAAPLPRHIEEFMRVTSCSVLAQGYGLTESCSGCFTSIANVISMIGTVGPPVTAVEARLESVPEMGYDALSSAPRGEICLRGHTLFSGYYKRPDLTEEVFSDGWFHTGDIGEWQPDGTMKIIDRKKNIFKLSQGEYVAVEVLESAYAQSQLAASVWVYGNSFESFLVAVVVPEKQAIEDWAALNGKSGDYAELCNDPKARRYIQDELNQTGKKLGLRGFEMLRAVHLEPVPFSIDKDLITPTFKLKRPQLLKHYRDRVDQLYKDAKMGTAQ